In a single window of the Veillonella sp. genome:
- a CDS encoding PTS sugar transporter subunit IIA, with product MLQDLLSEDNVSFHYPAETWEEVIRHGGQLMVDAGFTDPSYTEAMVEVVREMGPYIVLAPGLAMPHARPENGAKRVGTALVTLEKPLNFGSPDNDPVSVALFLCAPNKDEHIQLLTDIATLFEDDEFLDAAADFESIEDVQEFLATHLEDQEYV from the coding sequence TTGTTACAAGATTTACTATCTGAGGATAATGTATCCTTTCATTATCCTGCAGAAACGTGGGAAGAAGTAATTCGTCACGGTGGTCAACTCATGGTTGATGCGGGTTTTACTGATCCATCTTATACGGAGGCTATGGTTGAGGTAGTACGTGAAATGGGGCCATATATTGTGTTGGCACCAGGTCTTGCTATGCCACATGCTCGTCCGGAAAATGGGGCAAAACGTGTAGGTACCGCATTGGTAACCTTAGAAAAACCATTGAATTTTGGTAGCCCTGACAATGATCCCGTTTCTGTAGCGCTATTCTTATGTGCACCGAATAAGGATGAACATATTCAGTTGTTGACGGATATTGCTACATTATTTGAGGATGATGAGTTTTTAGATGCGGCCGCTGATTTTGAAAGTATTGAAGATGTACAAGAGTTCTTGGCAACGCATTTAGAAGATCAAGAATACGTTTAG
- a CDS encoding FecCD family ABC transporter permease — MHTSIKALILCVILCISLVTALQFGSTFIPLDQIIQALMSMADPNTKATMTDTIITDIRLPRLIYSVLTGIGLSLVGLLMQTVTRNALADPYVLGVSSGASTGAVFAIIMGGLPLLGAYNTPVFAALGAALSIILVLLCVGKSNSPVKLILIGMGMTGIFSALTMMIIYGAKHEAQVRSAMFWLLGSFAGIQWGDLPLTAIIVTLFMLYIYMFNQDLDVLLLGNHEAAQMGLSVKQLQLSIVIISSIVIATLVSKVGVVGFIGLIIPHLARIIGGPKHKHTLLFSTLIGSIVMIWSDVLSRALYSPEEIPIGVLTSLLGAPLFIWIIMNRYKHNG; from the coding sequence ATGCACACTTCAATAAAAGCATTAATACTATGTGTAATACTATGTATTTCATTAGTAACGGCGTTGCAATTCGGATCTACGTTTATTCCTTTAGATCAAATCATTCAGGCTCTTATGTCTATGGCTGATCCCAATACAAAAGCCACAATGACAGATACAATTATCACGGATATACGATTACCGCGGCTCATCTACTCAGTCTTAACCGGTATCGGCTTATCCCTCGTTGGTTTACTAATGCAAACGGTTACCCGAAATGCGCTTGCTGACCCCTATGTACTAGGTGTTTCATCAGGTGCTAGTACAGGTGCTGTATTTGCTATTATCATGGGTGGTCTACCCCTATTAGGTGCCTATAACACACCTGTTTTCGCAGCCCTAGGTGCGGCCCTCTCTATTATCTTGGTATTGCTCTGTGTTGGTAAAAGCAATAGTCCTGTGAAGCTCATCCTCATAGGTATGGGCATGACTGGTATATTCTCGGCCTTAACCATGATGATTATCTATGGGGCCAAACACGAAGCACAAGTACGAAGTGCCATGTTCTGGCTATTAGGTAGCTTTGCCGGTATCCAATGGGGCGACTTACCATTAACTGCCATTATTGTAACCTTGTTTATGTTGTACATCTATATGTTTAACCAAGATTTAGACGTTCTTCTTCTAGGTAATCATGAAGCTGCGCAAATGGGCTTATCTGTAAAACAGTTACAGTTGAGCATTGTCATCATATCCTCAATTGTTATTGCCACTTTGGTATCCAAGGTTGGTGTAGTTGGATTTATCGGTCTTATTATTCCTCATTTAGCAAGAATTATAGGCGGTCCAAAACACAAACATACCTTACTATTCAGTACACTAATCGGCAGTATTGTGATGATTTGGTCCGATGTACTATCTAGAGCACTCTATAGTCCTGAAGAGATTCCAATCGGTGTGCTCACTTCTTTGTTAGGTGCTCCACTCTTCATTTGGATTATTATGAATCGTTATAAACACAATGGTTAG
- a CDS encoding ABC transporter ATP-binding protein: MYQINQLSFSYEKKEVLKNISVTFPSNKITAIIGPNGCGKSTLLSHLYRLLPSKDKIILNQRPLESYKGREFAQLVAVLTQSRDAMIDDFLVKDIVLMGRYPYKQHFGTYSSEDIKIAEHYMHEVGITHLGDEEIHHLSGGEKQRVFIAKALTQEPQILLLDEPTNHLDMKYKIALMKQLRAFKGTTIVVLHDLNLAAQYCDHVVVMNEGTILKEGSPTEVLTPEILEPIFEVPFKTSWDEGRYHLYY; the protein is encoded by the coding sequence ATGTATCAAATTAATCAGTTGTCCTTCTCTTACGAGAAGAAAGAAGTGTTAAAGAATATTTCTGTCACATTTCCGAGTAATAAAATTACGGCCATTATTGGTCCCAATGGATGTGGTAAATCCACATTACTGAGTCATCTCTACCGACTACTCCCATCAAAAGATAAAATCATCTTGAATCAAAGGCCTTTAGAGTCTTATAAAGGTCGTGAATTTGCTCAATTAGTCGCCGTTCTAACACAATCTAGAGATGCTATGATCGATGATTTTCTCGTAAAAGACATTGTTCTTATGGGCCGTTATCCTTACAAACAACATTTTGGCACATATAGCTCAGAGGATATAAAAATCGCAGAGCATTATATGCATGAAGTAGGTATTACTCATTTAGGGGATGAAGAAATTCATCATTTATCAGGTGGCGAAAAGCAACGTGTATTCATTGCCAAAGCATTGACTCAAGAACCTCAAATCCTACTCTTAGATGAACCTACAAACCATCTAGATATGAAATATAAAATAGCACTGATGAAACAATTGCGAGCGTTTAAAGGCACAACCATCGTAGTCTTACATGACTTAAATTTAGCCGCTCAATATTGTGATCATGTCGTTGTTATGAACGAGGGAACCATCCTAAAGGAAGGCTCCCCTACCGAGGTATTAACACCTGAAATTCTTGAACCCATCTTTGAAGTTCCTTTCAAAACCTCTTGGGATGAAGGGCGCTATCATTTATATTATTAA
- a CDS encoding ABC transporter substrate-binding protein — protein sequence MFQKLRKSKKLLLVAMACATFAIAGCGSDTTKNTADNSNAVTWSETFDGTKTDFAVKSSPTHAVSMSQATTEMMLQLGLEDKMAGTAFKEEEIYPPLQAAYDKVKVLSDKWPSYEVFMSVKPDFATGWPDSFSKRAIPADKMIAQKVNIWLPESMLSTKADLETNFNDMIKLGEIFGVKPKAEEWVASQRKTLEAIQAKLKDLPRKRVFIYDSEDGQPFTAFEGYTTNILKLIGADNVMSGLGVDKTWAKGSWETVIAQNPDYIIIADYGTSIRNDDDFQQKIEKIKSNPQLQDITAVKEGHFIRVKLSEITPGVRTVDALKRLAEEIHGVKID from the coding sequence ATGTTCCAAAAATTACGAAAATCAAAGAAATTGTTGTTAGTCGCTATGGCATGCGCAACCTTTGCTATTGCTGGTTGTGGCTCTGACACAACGAAGAACACAGCTGATAATAGCAACGCAGTAACATGGAGTGAAACATTTGACGGTACCAAAACTGACTTTGCTGTAAAATCCTCTCCTACCCATGCAGTATCCATGTCCCAAGCAACTACAGAAATGATGCTCCAACTGGGTCTTGAAGATAAGATGGCTGGTACAGCTTTCAAAGAAGAAGAAATCTATCCACCCTTACAAGCAGCCTATGACAAGGTAAAAGTATTATCCGACAAATGGCCGTCCTACGAAGTATTCATGTCTGTAAAACCTGACTTTGCAACAGGCTGGCCTGACTCCTTCAGCAAACGCGCTATTCCTGCAGATAAAATGATTGCTCAAAAGGTAAACATTTGGCTTCCTGAATCCATGTTGTCTACAAAAGCAGATTTAGAAACTAACTTTAATGACATGATTAAATTAGGCGAAATCTTCGGCGTTAAACCTAAAGCTGAAGAATGGGTTGCAAGCCAACGTAAAACGTTAGAAGCTATCCAAGCTAAATTAAAAGACTTACCTCGTAAACGGGTCTTCATTTATGACTCTGAAGATGGTCAACCATTCACAGCCTTCGAAGGTTACACTACAAACATCTTGAAACTTATCGGTGCTGATAACGTAATGAGTGGCTTAGGCGTTGATAAAACATGGGCTAAAGGGTCTTGGGAAACTGTAATCGCTCAAAATCCTGATTATATCATTATCGCTGACTATGGTACATCTATCCGCAACGATGATGATTTCCAACAAAAAATTGAGAAAATCAAATCCAACCCTCAACTTCAAGATATTACTGCTGTTAAAGAAGGTCATTTCATTCGTGTAAAACTTTCTGAGATCACACCTGGTGTTCGTACTGTGGATGCTCTAAAACGTTTGGCTGAAGAAATTCACGGTGTAAAAATCGACTAA
- a CDS encoding anion permease, whose amino-acid sequence MLDAHYLVWLVVFLALAFDYINGFHDTANAIATSVSTRAIEPKKAIMMTAALNFLGAMVSTGVAKTIGGDIVMSASLINSGIISAALIGAITWNLLTWYWGIPSSSSHALIGGIIGAVGWSVGFDALNEAGILKIFLSLILSPVVAMIGGYIVMKVLLLIFGRFSPITLNDRFRSMQVVSAIMMAFSHGSNDAQKAMGIITLTLLSGGFIDTLDVPLWVKLCCATAMAMGTAVGGWKIISTMGTKIFKLETINGFAADLNSAITIFTATFLHLPVSTTHVVSGSLLGVGSSKRLKAVNWGVARSMVLAWFVTIPLSGIVAAIAYEIGHLLFG is encoded by the coding sequence ATGCTTGATGCTCATTATTTAGTATGGCTAGTAGTATTTTTAGCATTAGCCTTCGACTATATCAATGGCTTCCACGATACGGCGAATGCCATTGCCACATCTGTATCAACCCGTGCTATTGAGCCTAAAAAAGCTATTATGATGACAGCAGCACTCAATTTCTTGGGGGCCATGGTTAGTACAGGCGTTGCAAAGACAATCGGTGGCGACATCGTAATGTCTGCATCTCTTATCAATAGTGGAATCATTTCAGCAGCTCTTATCGGTGCCATCACATGGAACTTGCTCACATGGTATTGGGGGATTCCGAGCTCCTCATCTCATGCGCTTATCGGTGGTATCATTGGTGCTGTAGGCTGGTCTGTAGGCTTTGATGCTTTAAATGAGGCAGGGATCTTAAAGATTTTCTTATCCCTTATTTTATCTCCAGTTGTAGCCATGATTGGTGGCTATATTGTGATGAAAGTATTGTTGCTTATCTTTGGTAGATTTTCTCCAATTACGTTGAATGATAGATTTAGATCCATGCAAGTTGTATCTGCCATCATGATGGCCTTCTCACATGGCTCTAATGATGCGCAAAAGGCGATGGGGATTATTACCTTAACCTTGCTTAGTGGTGGCTTTATTGATACATTGGATGTGCCATTATGGGTTAAACTTTGTTGTGCTACGGCTATGGCCATGGGTACAGCAGTGGGTGGTTGGAAAATCATCTCTACCATGGGGACTAAGATTTTCAAACTAGAAACAATTAATGGTTTTGCTGCTGACTTAAACTCTGCTATCACTATTTTTACAGCTACATTCTTACATTTACCTGTAAGTACGACACACGTTGTAAGTGGTTCCTTGTTAGGTGTAGGTTCTTCTAAACGTCTTAAAGCTGTTAACTGGGGCGTAGCAAGATCGATGGTGTTGGCTTGGTTTGTAACAATTCCATTATCTGGTATTGTAGCGGCTATTGCTTATGAAATCGGTCATTTACTATTTGGTTAA
- a CDS encoding DUF47 domain-containing protein translates to MAFKLKGKEEKFFSILENHAALTYESAEMMERVFKGEISKEEAFLEIDTKEKAADELVTETVERLRKTFITPMDREDIQLLIDQLDTTLDNIKEIMDKMVMYHVGNPSDGAIRMSEIVVKCVKHINKSIGYMGSLKKDHVKVEGRVHQVLKLESEADNIYHEEMAKLFTECTDPIEIIKWKEILSAMEDVIDGCEDLVGTFRRVVLKYA, encoded by the coding sequence ATGGCTTTTAAATTAAAAGGAAAAGAAGAAAAATTTTTCAGTATTTTAGAAAATCATGCTGCTCTTACATATGAAAGTGCAGAAATGATGGAGCGTGTGTTTAAAGGCGAAATCTCTAAAGAAGAGGCTTTTCTTGAAATTGATACAAAGGAAAAAGCTGCCGATGAATTAGTAACCGAAACTGTAGAACGTTTGCGTAAAACATTCATTACCCCAATGGATCGCGAAGATATTCAGCTTCTAATCGACCAATTGGATACTACATTAGATAATATTAAAGAAATCATGGATAAAATGGTTATGTACCACGTTGGTAATCCAAGTGATGGTGCTATCCGTATGAGTGAAATCGTTGTAAAATGCGTTAAGCATATTAACAAATCTATTGGTTATATGGGCAGCCTTAAAAAGGACCATGTAAAGGTAGAAGGCCGCGTACACCAAGTATTGAAACTTGAGTCTGAAGCGGATAATATTTACCACGAAGAAATGGCTAAACTCTTCACTGAGTGTACAGATCCTATTGAAATTATCAAATGGAAGGAAATCCTTAGCGCCATGGAGGATGTAATCGATGGATGCGAAGATTTGGTTGGTACATTCCGCCGGGTAGTATTGAAATATGCTTGA
- a CDS encoding [FeFe] hydrogenase, group A has product MSKYQFLDRRVPIEDGNIALVQDLSKCKNCSLCRKACAVDMGVFDYYDLTTNGDHPICIHCGQCASICPFDSINERSEIDEVKAAIADPNKIVVFQTAPAVRVGLGEEFGLDAGTFVEGKMVAALRKLGGDYILDTNFGADMTIMEEASELLERVINSDSVLPQFTSCCPAWVKFAETFYPEFLPNLSTAKSPIAMQAPTQKTYFAEKMGLDAKQIVAVAVTPCTAKKFEIRRDEMNSSAEYWDVPEMRDTDYCITTRELAKWLRAEEINFDELEDSAFDPLMGEASGGGIIFGNTGGVMEAAMRAAYKLATGEDAPQTLIPFEAIRGMDGAREADVVIGDKTLHVAAVHGTGNLRKFIERMRAENIHYDFIEVMACRGGCIGGGGQPRVKLPMADKAREARIASLYTRDAEVTVKAACDNPDIQKLYAEFFDGKPMSHKAHHMLHTTFVNRSEDLGPNGACTPATCPTSVPNLKKAAEAAKAAAEANN; this is encoded by the coding sequence ATGAGTAAGTACCAATTTTTAGACCGTCGCGTACCAATCGAAGACGGCAATATTGCTTTAGTTCAAGATTTATCCAAATGTAAAAACTGCTCCTTATGTCGTAAAGCTTGTGCTGTAGACATGGGCGTATTTGATTATTATGATTTAACAACAAATGGGGATCATCCAATTTGTATTCATTGCGGTCAATGTGCATCTATTTGTCCATTTGATTCCATCAATGAACGCTCTGAAATTGATGAAGTAAAAGCAGCTATTGCTGACCCTAATAAAATCGTTGTATTCCAAACTGCACCTGCTGTACGTGTTGGCTTAGGTGAAGAGTTTGGCCTTGATGCAGGTACATTCGTAGAAGGTAAAATGGTAGCTGCTCTTCGTAAATTAGGTGGCGACTATATTCTCGATACAAACTTTGGTGCTGACATGACAATCATGGAGGAAGCATCTGAATTGTTGGAACGCGTCATCAATAGTGATTCCGTATTGCCTCAATTCACATCTTGTTGCCCTGCTTGGGTTAAGTTTGCTGAAACATTCTATCCAGAATTCTTGCCAAACTTGTCTACTGCTAAGAGTCCAATTGCAATGCAAGCGCCTACACAAAAAACATATTTTGCTGAAAAAATGGGCCTTGATGCAAAACAAATCGTTGCTGTTGCAGTAACACCTTGTACAGCTAAGAAATTCGAAATTCGTCGTGACGAAATGAACTCCTCTGCTGAATACTGGGATGTACCAGAAATGCGCGATACAGACTACTGTATTACTACACGTGAACTTGCAAAATGGTTACGTGCAGAAGAAATCAACTTTGATGAATTAGAAGATTCTGCATTTGATCCATTGATGGGTGAAGCATCTGGTGGTGGTATCATCTTCGGTAATACTGGTGGCGTTATGGAAGCGGCTATGCGTGCAGCTTACAAATTAGCAACTGGTGAAGATGCACCTCAAACATTGATCCCATTCGAAGCAATTCGTGGTATGGACGGTGCTCGTGAAGCAGACGTAGTCATTGGGGACAAAACATTACATGTAGCGGCTGTTCATGGTACAGGCAACTTGCGTAAATTCATCGAACGCATGCGTGCAGAAAATATCCATTATGACTTCATTGAAGTAATGGCGTGCCGTGGCGGTTGTATCGGTGGTGGTGGCCAACCACGCGTTAAATTACCGATGGCTGATAAAGCTCGCGAAGCTCGTATTGCTTCCTTGTACACTCGTGATGCGGAAGTAACAGTAAAAGCGGCTTGCGATAATCCAGATATCCAAAAATTATATGCTGAGTTCTTCGATGGCAAACCTATGAGCCATAAAGCGCATCACATGTTACATACAACATTTGTGAACCGCTCTGAAGATTTGGGTCCTAATGGTGCTTGCACACCAGCTACATGCCCAACATCTGTGCCTAACTTGAAAAAGGCCGCAGAAGCAGCTAAAGCAGCAGCGGAAGCTAATAACTAA
- a CDS encoding ABC-F family ATP-binding cassette domain-containing protein — translation MNVISLQNIEKSYGTRLLFKEVNITFTTEKRLGLVGINGTGKSTFLKILAGQMEPDKGTIERNGKASIHYLAQIPEFDPDSTLLEAVLDGDHPRLRMVQSFERISREYREMQEAGGEDDKVSRNYMNALEQMDQQDGWQVEQEARIILSKLGFPDVNQKVAMLSGGQKRRLALGQALLYPCDLLLLDEPTNHLDEDSIDWLESYLSARQGGLLISTHDRYFLDSVCNGILELSNRRMYQYDGNYEEFIALKSDREAREAATEEKRRQFLKREIEWVRRGALARTTKQKARLDRYEKLKNMEKTRRPDQMDPIALKTRLGKTIFDIEHLQFYFGERPMIKDFTYHVVRHDRIGIVGPNGVGKSTFMNILDGTYEPTSGTIGKGETVRIAHFKQELPEFDEDMRVLDYIREDHSYMVLGDGSTLSAGQILERFLFTPELHGVPIRKLSGGERRRLYLLKLLMSAPNVLLLDEPTNDLDIPTLEVLEDFLDSFSGVIITVCHDRYFLDRVVDKLFVFSGDGHIEIVHGSYSDYKDSLDESSGGKRPFYMANTGTSVTSKDEKADGVAPSTTSDDSSLGNSADGSDSSITTSGGDTFKEVPKKGLNKAEEAEYANIMEELPKLEHLVKGLDVMISQVATDYEKMQSLMAEREETQSQIDALTERWMELEERL, via the coding sequence ATGAACGTTATTAGTTTACAAAACATAGAAAAATCATATGGCACACGACTGCTGTTTAAGGAGGTAAATATTACTTTCACCACCGAAAAACGTCTAGGTCTCGTGGGTATTAATGGGACAGGTAAGTCTACCTTCTTAAAAATCTTGGCAGGACAAATGGAGCCTGATAAGGGGACCATTGAGCGAAACGGTAAGGCTAGTATACACTATTTAGCACAAATACCTGAGTTTGACCCAGATTCAACATTACTAGAAGCCGTTCTTGATGGTGATCATCCTCGTTTGCGAATGGTGCAATCCTTTGAGCGCATTAGTCGTGAATATCGTGAAATGCAAGAGGCTGGTGGCGAGGATGATAAAGTATCACGGAACTATATGAATGCCTTGGAGCAGATGGACCAACAAGATGGCTGGCAAGTGGAGCAAGAGGCTCGTATTATTTTATCTAAGTTAGGTTTTCCTGATGTAAATCAAAAGGTGGCTATGTTATCTGGTGGTCAAAAGCGTCGCCTTGCGTTAGGCCAAGCATTATTATATCCTTGTGATCTATTATTGTTAGATGAACCGACAAACCATTTAGATGAAGATAGCATCGATTGGTTAGAGTCTTATTTAAGTGCTCGCCAAGGGGGCTTATTAATCAGTACCCATGATAGATATTTCCTTGACTCAGTATGTAATGGTATTTTGGAATTATCTAATCGACGTATGTACCAATACGATGGTAACTACGAAGAGTTTATTGCCTTAAAGTCTGATCGAGAGGCTCGTGAAGCTGCTACAGAAGAGAAGCGCCGTCAGTTCTTAAAACGAGAAATCGAATGGGTACGCCGTGGTGCGTTGGCGAGAACGACAAAGCAAAAGGCTCGTTTAGATCGCTATGAAAAACTTAAGAATATGGAGAAAACTAGACGTCCCGATCAAATGGATCCTATTGCTTTAAAAACGCGTTTAGGGAAAACCATCTTTGATATTGAACATTTACAGTTCTATTTTGGTGAGCGTCCTATGATTAAGGATTTTACCTATCACGTAGTGCGTCATGATCGCATTGGTATCGTTGGCCCTAATGGGGTTGGCAAGTCTACCTTTATGAACATTCTTGATGGAACCTATGAACCTACAAGTGGTACGATTGGTAAAGGCGAGACAGTTCGCATTGCACATTTCAAACAAGAACTGCCTGAGTTTGATGAAGATATGCGCGTTCTCGATTATATTCGAGAGGACCATTCCTATATGGTTCTGGGCGATGGCTCTACGTTGAGTGCAGGTCAGATTCTTGAACGCTTCCTATTTACACCTGAGCTACATGGTGTACCAATCCGTAAACTTTCAGGTGGTGAACGACGTCGGTTGTATCTATTGAAATTGCTTATGAGCGCTCCTAATGTTTTGTTGCTCGATGAACCGACCAATGATCTTGATATTCCTACATTAGAGGTACTAGAGGATTTCCTCGATTCCTTTAGTGGTGTCATTATCACCGTATGCCATGATCGTTACTTCTTAGACCGCGTGGTGGACAAACTTTTTGTGTTCAGTGGTGATGGTCATATTGAGATTGTTCATGGCTCCTATTCTGATTACAAGGATTCTTTAGATGAAAGTAGCGGTGGAAAGCGCCCATTCTATATGGCTAATACAGGTACATCTGTTACTTCTAAAGATGAAAAAGCGGACGGGGTTGCACCTAGTACTACCAGTGATGATTCATCATTAGGCAACTCAGCAGATGGTAGTGATAGTAGCATTACAACTTCTGGAGGAGATACTTTCAAAGAGGTACCAAAGAAGGGGTTAAATAAAGCGGAAGAAGCGGAGTATGCCAACATCATGGAGGAATTGCCTAAATTAGAGCATTTAGTTAAGGGCCTCGATGTCATGATTAGTCAAGTTGCTACTGATTATGAGAAGATGCAATCCTTGATGGCTGAGCGAGAAGAGACTCAGTCCCAAATAGATGCGCTTACAGAACGGTGGATGGAATTGGAAGAACGCCTATAA
- a CDS encoding glycosyltransferase, producing MNNERSRKVLIVSASIGTGHMQAARAIEEYWKEKEPQASITHVDFLDTETMSVEHLIKGTYIKMIDVFPMLYDMIYRVSKGEKRGTIMQTALSYLLKSRMLKLVQQEEPDVMVFTHPFPCGAASILKRQGHIDVPLVAIMTDFSSHQFWLYPQIDTYYVATESMVDEMVAAGIDESRIHVSGIPVRRSFFRDAIEEYSLEKPVKVLVMGGGLGLGSLETALKHLDEVNGIDEITVVAGQNTSLYESLVTLSESMRTKTIVYGYTTNISELMKSSSLLVTKPGALTCMEAVTIGLPMVFFNAIPGQEEANAELLEQRGCARWARDIHNLEDVVTALLINSPRLQQMSERAREWHVDGAANIVNSLIAILDAETPVELVKAEQSIS from the coding sequence ATGAATAACGAAAGATCACGGAAGGTTCTCATCGTGTCCGCTTCTATTGGGACGGGACATATGCAGGCCGCCAGAGCCATAGAAGAATATTGGAAAGAGAAAGAACCACAAGCATCGATAACTCATGTGGACTTTCTTGATACAGAAACCATGTCTGTAGAGCATTTGATCAAGGGCACATACATCAAGATGATTGACGTATTCCCGATGCTATATGATATGATTTACCGCGTATCAAAAGGGGAAAAACGAGGTACGATTATGCAAACTGCATTATCATACCTATTGAAAAGCCGCATGCTCAAATTGGTACAACAAGAAGAGCCAGATGTAATGGTATTTACGCATCCATTCCCATGTGGTGCAGCGTCTATCTTAAAACGCCAAGGACATATCGATGTACCATTAGTGGCTATCATGACGGACTTTAGTAGTCATCAATTTTGGCTATACCCACAAATTGATACATACTATGTAGCTACTGAATCGATGGTAGATGAAATGGTAGCAGCGGGTATTGATGAATCACGTATCCATGTATCAGGTATACCTGTGCGGCGCTCCTTCTTCCGTGATGCTATTGAAGAATATAGCTTAGAGAAACCGGTAAAAGTACTCGTTATGGGTGGGGGACTAGGTTTAGGCTCTTTAGAAACGGCATTAAAACATTTAGATGAAGTAAACGGTATTGATGAAATTACTGTCGTAGCTGGTCAAAATACATCTCTTTATGAATCCTTAGTTACCCTTAGTGAATCTATGCGAACTAAGACCATTGTATACGGATATACTACGAATATTTCGGAACTTATGAAGTCGTCTTCCTTGCTAGTTACAAAGCCTGGTGCGTTAACATGTATGGAGGCCGTTACTATTGGTTTGCCTATGGTATTCTTTAATGCCATTCCAGGGCAAGAAGAGGCTAATGCAGAGTTGTTAGAACAACGAGGTTGTGCTCGTTGGGCTCGTGATATTCATAACTTAGAAGACGTTGTGACCGCACTTCTTATTAACTCTCCGAGACTTCAACAAATGTCTGAGCGCGCTCGTGAATGGCATGTGGATGGTGCGGCTAATATCGTAAATAGTCTTATAGCCATATTAGATGCTGAGACGCCGGTAGAATTAGTGAAAGCAGAGCAATCTATCAGTTAA
- a CDS encoding HU family DNA-binding protein has translation MNKTELIASVAQKTELTKKDAEKAVKAVFDTVAEELAAGGKVQVIGFGTFEVRERAAREGRNPQNGKTITIAASKSPAFKAGKGLKEQVNAAKAKKRKK, from the coding sequence ATGAACAAAACAGAATTAATCGCAAGTGTTGCACAAAAAACTGAATTAACTAAAAAAGACGCTGAAAAAGCGGTAAAAGCTGTATTTGACACAGTTGCTGAAGAATTAGCTGCTGGCGGTAAAGTACAAGTTATCGGCTTCGGTACATTCGAAGTTCGTGAACGCGCAGCTCGTGAAGGCCGTAACCCACAAAACGGTAAAACTATTACTATCGCAGCTTCCAAATCCCCTGCATTCAAAGCTGGTAAAGGTTTGAAAGAACAAGTTAACGCTGCAAAAGCTAAAAAACGCAAAAAATAA
- the mazG gene encoding nucleoside triphosphate pyrophosphohydrolase produces MKNNTDKPVSVQPLVDVVKALRAPNGCPWDQKQTHESLRRYFIEETYEVVDAIDNKDMPNLREELGDVLLQVVFHSQLAEEAGQFTLEDVIHDVTEKMIRRHPHVFDPENNEKSYSWDELKAQEKKNIQKSVLDGVSKGLPALVAAYKLQEKAAKLGFDWDELDPVWAKVSEEMGEFKEAIAQEDRENMEKEAGDVLFSLINLLRWYKISGENALNRTNTKFRQRFLHVEACVNQSDRSWEDFSLAELDAFWEEAKVQEK; encoded by the coding sequence ATGAAGAACAATACTGATAAGCCAGTATCGGTACAACCATTAGTAGATGTGGTAAAAGCTTTGCGTGCTCCGAATGGTTGTCCTTGGGATCAAAAGCAAACTCATGAGTCGTTGCGTCGATATTTCATCGAAGAAACCTATGAGGTAGTAGATGCTATTGATAATAAAGATATGCCAAATCTTCGTGAAGAACTAGGTGATGTATTATTACAAGTTGTCTTTCACAGTCAATTAGCTGAGGAAGCCGGTCAATTTACATTAGAAGATGTAATTCACGATGTGACAGAAAAGATGATTCGTCGTCATCCCCATGTTTTTGACCCTGAAAATAATGAAAAATCATACAGTTGGGATGAATTAAAGGCACAAGAAAAGAAAAATATACAAAAATCTGTATTAGATGGTGTGTCCAAAGGTTTACCTGCATTAGTGGCGGCTTACAAACTACAAGAAAAGGCTGCGAAGCTAGGTTTTGACTGGGATGAGCTCGATCCGGTTTGGGCGAAAGTTTCCGAAGAAATGGGTGAATTTAAGGAGGCTATTGCCCAAGAAGATAGAGAAAATATGGAAAAAGAAGCGGGAGATGTGCTTTTTTCCTTGATTAATCTATTAAGATGGTATAAAATAAGCGGTGAAAATGCACTAAATCGCACAAACACAAAGTTCCGACAGCGTTTTTTACATGTAGAAGCTTGTGTTAACCAAAGCGATCGCTCATGGGAAGACTTTTCATTAGCTGAGCTGGATGCTTTTTGGGAGGAGGCTAAAGTGCAGGAAAAGTAG